The proteins below are encoded in one region of Arenibacter algicola:
- a CDS encoding DUF5723 family protein: MKKIILSLVLFSATTLTVLSQYYQGFENDNFNGLHGVLINPANIVDSRIKSEINIFSTQIQIGTDYTPLTPDNFINIINEDSFTVFPKDDNELLLNLELFGPSFMFNLTKKSSIGLLSRVRIYNNSRNLNAKLYEDLTSGFDDEDFDFNMKNLDQTLHAWGEIGLTYGRILTDKDNNFLKAGITLKYLLGGGVVQATSNSFSGDYVYNENDPPQSLINLSGDLSYMMSYNEDEDPFSSITPGFGTDIGLIYEYRPESTRTIAEDRNGKGFNKYKLKIGVAILDIGHITYKDQEQTDYTLNGSVTAEEGENDIGQALEDNYPGTTTVKDIKVSLPTALQINIDYRITHRVYASVNYNTSLLEADKPYNNIGQNILSISPRYETRFFSLYLPVSFSELGGTAIGTGFRLGPLVIGSGTILSTLFSDNAKSANIYAGLKVPIYQKRKSKLENDTLTPGTVN; encoded by the coding sequence ATGAAAAAGATTATATTAAGTTTAGTTCTATTCTCGGCTACAACACTTACAGTATTGTCCCAATATTATCAAGGATTTGAAAATGATAATTTTAACGGACTTCATGGTGTCCTAATAAACCCAGCCAATATTGTTGATTCTAGGATCAAATCAGAGATCAATATCTTTTCAACTCAAATCCAAATTGGAACAGATTATACCCCACTAACACCGGATAACTTTATTAATATTATAAACGAAGATTCCTTTACCGTATTCCCCAAGGACGATAATGAATTACTTTTAAATCTGGAATTGTTCGGCCCTTCCTTTATGTTTAACCTTACCAAAAAAAGCAGTATAGGTTTGCTGTCAAGGGTCCGTATTTACAACAACTCAAGAAATTTAAATGCTAAATTATATGAGGATTTAACATCGGGTTTTGATGATGAGGATTTTGATTTTAACATGAAGAATTTAGACCAAACATTACATGCTTGGGGAGAAATCGGTCTTACGTATGGCAGGATTTTAACTGACAAGGATAATAATTTCTTAAAGGCAGGAATAACACTTAAATATCTCTTGGGGGGAGGCGTGGTTCAAGCCACTTCCAATTCTTTTTCTGGAGATTATGTATATAATGAAAATGACCCTCCTCAATCCTTGATCAATCTTAGTGGCGATCTTTCCTATATGATGAGCTATAATGAAGATGAAGACCCATTTAGTTCCATTACACCAGGCTTTGGAACCGATATAGGACTAATTTATGAATACCGTCCAGAATCGACAAGAACAATAGCAGAAGACAGAAATGGTAAAGGTTTTAACAAGTATAAATTGAAAATAGGAGTGGCTATTTTAGATATCGGCCATATCACCTACAAAGACCAAGAACAAACAGATTATACCCTAAATGGCTCGGTTACGGCCGAGGAAGGGGAGAACGACATAGGGCAAGCCTTGGAAGATAATTATCCGGGAACAACCACCGTAAAAGACATAAAGGTCAGCCTGCCTACCGCTTTACAAATAAACATAGATTACAGGATAACCCATCGTGTATACGCTAGTGTTAACTACAATACCTCCTTATTGGAGGCCGATAAACCTTATAATAACATAGGACAGAATATCCTTAGTATTTCTCCAAGATATGAAACTAGGTTCTTTAGTCTGTATCTCCCTGTAAGTTTCAGTGAATTGGGCGGTACGGCCATTGGTACGGGTTTCAGATTGGGGCCACTGGTAATTGGCTCTGGCACAATCCTATCTACACTCTTTTCAGATAATGCCAAGTCGGCCAACATTTATGCCGGTTTAAAGGTTCCAATCTATCAAAAAAGAAAGTCAAAATTGGAAAATGACACTCTTACTCCAGGTACTGTAAATTAA
- a CDS encoding Kelch repeat-containing protein: protein MKPLTILLLSFTLLNCAEDDPISKHENPDTSPTAALMKEEVKQILISGNSDNEIRTIWKPSSAQLTNESGKIDVSNTPNIEDDEFIFLLGSQDGEVKIIWKPRNHVNINATSQDGALLDFYAPPIELTTELDNTSPKILKFEDEDGEIVVEVISEVEVNLQVRRKENSTNLSGKPKFHSRWSGWRPWCYTCYMNYQLTPIPIENTVNSIPTSMQFSQLVAIDGSDLLFGAPGFTSSLATNKLYWSYRTNDNNLLEILKSYNLGNREIETCSSDINSFVSKQLHIIEGEIKVISGLHVNTYPTDLNPAGADPSCSPDSYEHGLRLSRFGSAVLDNSLYIFGGDLNETNSDKIYKYDDVNKSLTVIGTLPSQKSWANGEIVDSKLYVFGGQAQFSNTPSEDIIYVYDFDTASTKIFNLPRTVDRTYAARKDNLIYVAGQIDNTEYDIFFGVFNTTDNTFSEIPTNLDMSGNKTIHQLTVLNKTLYIIYGGADENGIESFGIYEAAL from the coding sequence ATGAAACCTTTAACCATCCTTCTATTGTCTTTTACCTTACTTAATTGTGCCGAAGACGACCCCATCTCAAAACATGAAAACCCAGATACAAGTCCCACAGCAGCCTTAATGAAGGAAGAAGTAAAACAAATTCTTATCTCTGGAAATTCCGATAACGAAATAAGAACCATATGGAAACCCTCTAGTGCACAACTTACAAATGAATCAGGAAAAATTGATGTTAGTAATACCCCAAATATAGAAGATGACGAATTTATTTTCTTACTTGGAAGCCAGGATGGGGAGGTGAAAATTATATGGAAACCTCGTAACCATGTCAATATCAATGCAACTTCACAAGATGGAGCTTTGCTTGACTTTTATGCGCCCCCGATAGAACTTACTACAGAATTAGATAATACCAGTCCTAAAATACTGAAATTCGAGGATGAAGATGGAGAAATTGTAGTAGAGGTAATTTCTGAAGTTGAAGTAAATTTACAGGTGCGCAGAAAAGAAAATAGCACCAATCTCTCGGGTAAACCAAAATTCCATTCTAGATGGAGTGGGTGGCGTCCATGGTGCTATACCTGTTATATGAATTATCAATTAACACCGATTCCCATAGAAAATACTGTAAATAGCATCCCTACATCTATGCAGTTTTCTCAATTGGTTGCCATAGATGGAAGTGATCTATTATTTGGTGCTCCCGGTTTCACATCTTCCCTAGCCACAAACAAATTATATTGGTCCTACAGAACGAATGATAATAACCTATTGGAAATATTAAAAAGCTACAATCTTGGTAATAGGGAGATAGAAACCTGTTCGTCTGACATAAATTCATTTGTTTCCAAGCAGCTGCATATTATCGAAGGCGAAATAAAGGTAATCAGTGGGCTTCACGTCAATACCTATCCTACTGATTTAAATCCTGCGGGTGCAGACCCCAGTTGTTCTCCCGATTCCTATGAACACGGTCTCAGGCTAAGTAGGTTTGGTAGTGCGGTACTGGACAACAGCCTTTACATATTCGGGGGAGACCTTAATGAGACCAATTCAGATAAGATCTATAAGTATGATGATGTTAATAAGAGTCTTACAGTCATTGGCACTCTACCATCACAAAAGTCATGGGCCAATGGTGAAATTGTGGATTCAAAGCTCTATGTTTTTGGTGGTCAGGCGCAATTTTCAAACACTCCTTCGGAAGATATAATTTATGTTTATGATTTTGATACTGCATCAACCAAAATTTTCAACTTACCTAGGACTGTTGACAGAACCTATGCAGCGAGAAAAGACAACCTGATTTACGTCGCCGGCCAAATTGACAATACCGAATATGATATATTCTTTGGAGTTTTTAACACTACGGATAATACATTTTCTGAAATACCCACAAACTTGGACATGTCAGGCAATAAAACAATTCACCAGTTAACAGTTCTGAACAAAACCTTATATATTATTTACGGTGGAGCAGATGAAAATGGCATTGAATCGTTTGGCATTTACGAGGCAGCATTATAG
- a CDS encoding LuxR C-terminal-related transcriptional regulator, which yields MLEKDIEQVLRVWESQNKILSPNKKVLISEIIDQISFLFSVGPFYYYILNFESLKMELVNEGTREVLGIAPEDFTMEKVFALMHPEDLSKMHEKEALAFDFALNRISKEDILLYKIVYMFRMIHKDGSYRTILHQVKAISATEDGKILQVLGIHTDISYLNIPFHQKVSFIGINRPSFYNICPKSIFNPSSKVKQTLYSKREIEIIKKLAEGKKFVEIAQQLFVSPHTINTHKKNILRKSGCKNTPELIAKCLMDGVI from the coding sequence ATGTTAGAAAAAGATATTGAACAGGTATTAAGAGTATGGGAATCTCAAAACAAAATATTGAGTCCAAACAAAAAAGTACTAATCTCAGAAATAATAGATCAAATCTCGTTCCTGTTTTCCGTTGGACCCTTCTATTACTACATTCTAAACTTTGAAAGTTTAAAAATGGAACTCGTAAATGAAGGGACAAGGGAGGTTTTGGGAATAGCCCCAGAGGATTTTACCATGGAAAAGGTGTTTGCCTTAATGCATCCCGAGGACCTCTCTAAAATGCATGAAAAGGAAGCTTTGGCGTTCGATTTTGCCCTCAATAGAATTTCAAAAGAAGATATCTTATTATATAAGATAGTCTATATGTTTAGGATGATACATAAGGACGGATCTTATAGGACCATTTTGCATCAGGTTAAGGCTATTAGTGCTACTGAGGACGGTAAAATTCTGCAAGTATTGGGCATACATACAGATATATCTTATCTGAATATACCATTCCACCAAAAAGTGTCCTTTATTGGGATTAATAGGCCGTCTTTTTACAACATCTGTCCAAAAAGTATTTTTAATCCCAGTAGCAAGGTTAAACAGACATTATATTCCAAACGTGAAATAGAAATCATAAAAAAATTGGCAGAGGGCAAAAAGTTTGTAGAGATAGCTCAACAACTCTTCGTTTCGCCCCACACTATTAATACACACAAAAAAAATATCCTAAGAAAATCTGGTTGTAAGAATACCCCTGAACTAATTGCAAAGTGTTTAATGGATGGGGTTATTTGA
- a CDS encoding cation:proton antiporter codes for MKDFFEHLRHEFELPLENPVLIFSLILFIILLSPILLRKLNIPGIIGLIISGVVIGPFGLNILEKNSAIDLFSTIGLLYIMFIAGLELDMNEFKSNKNKSLVFGVFTFIFPLAIGFPVCYFFLEYDFNASFLTSSMFATHTLVAYPIVSKLGVSKNQAVAITVGGTILTDTAVLIILAVIMGNSQGNLNMAFWIRLGISLSIFSAIMFLIIPRIANWFFRKLESEKHSHYIFVLSMVFFAAFLAELAGVEPIIGAFVAGLALNKLIPHSSALMNRIQFIGNSLFIPFFLISVGMLVDISVILNGQTALIVAATLSIVALFGKWFAALVTQLAFKYTKTQRQLIFGLSSSHAAATLAVILVGYKAQILDENILNGTIILILITCVVASFATEKAAKKLVIETEDDSSGPMKVNGLNNEHILLPIANIGSMEKLLEFSIFIKGKKSANPLSVLSVVSNNEEAENNILKARKKLEEFVEQASATETKVSIITTIDHNAASGISRIAKEIMADIIVLGWPKRTGFIEKLIGEKVDSIISNTDKTTIICHFKKPLVSHRRIVIAAPPLTEHENGFELWFTKMAKLAQELSIPIQLYCNESTSKSIKKLIKDSKLSASVTTSQFSDWEDFPDLSKSVRENDLFVLVSAREGAASYMVMLENLPSKMEKHFPNNSRLIIYPQQFVQQLGSKRYDQINPEPIHKGIETIQKIGKGIGNIFKKDNRE; via the coding sequence ATGAAAGATTTCTTTGAACACCTCAGACACGAATTTGAATTGCCATTGGAAAATCCGGTGCTGATATTCTCTTTAATCCTTTTTATTATTCTGTTATCGCCCATTCTGCTAAGAAAACTAAATATTCCCGGAATAATAGGTTTAATTATTTCCGGTGTGGTAATCGGGCCATTTGGACTAAATATTCTCGAAAAAAATTCGGCCATTGATCTATTTTCAACCATTGGCCTCTTATATATCATGTTCATTGCAGGTCTGGAACTGGACATGAACGAGTTTAAGTCCAATAAAAACAAAAGTCTTGTGTTTGGAGTTTTTACCTTCATTTTTCCGTTGGCCATCGGTTTCCCGGTCTGCTATTTCTTTCTGGAATACGACTTTAATGCCAGTTTCCTTACTTCCAGTATGTTCGCTACCCATACACTGGTGGCATATCCTATAGTAAGCAAATTAGGAGTGTCGAAAAACCAGGCTGTAGCCATTACCGTGGGTGGCACCATATTAACGGACACGGCCGTACTAATCATTCTGGCGGTTATTATGGGAAACAGCCAGGGGAATCTGAATATGGCCTTTTGGATTCGCTTGGGAATTTCTTTATCTATTTTTTCCGCTATTATGTTCCTAATAATTCCAAGGATTGCCAATTGGTTTTTTCGTAAACTGGAAAGTGAAAAACACTCCCACTATATCTTTGTACTTTCCATGGTATTTTTTGCTGCATTCTTGGCCGAATTAGCAGGGGTTGAGCCGATTATCGGAGCATTTGTCGCAGGATTGGCCCTTAATAAACTCATTCCCCATTCTTCTGCCTTGATGAATAGGATACAATTTATAGGCAATTCCTTATTTATTCCTTTTTTCTTGATAAGTGTAGGAATGTTGGTCGATATTAGTGTAATTCTAAATGGGCAAACCGCACTTATTGTAGCCGCAACACTTTCAATTGTAGCACTTTTTGGCAAATGGTTTGCAGCTTTGGTAACTCAACTTGCTTTTAAATACACCAAAACCCAACGTCAGCTTATTTTTGGATTGAGCAGTTCCCATGCCGCTGCCACACTTGCGGTAATTTTAGTAGGATATAAAGCGCAAATTCTAGATGAAAATATCCTGAACGGAACCATTATACTTATCCTAATTACCTGTGTTGTTGCCTCCTTTGCTACGGAAAAAGCCGCTAAAAAACTTGTGATTGAGACAGAGGACGATAGCTCAGGACCAATGAAAGTAAATGGATTGAATAACGAGCACATTTTATTGCCCATTGCCAATATTGGGAGCATGGAAAAATTGCTCGAATTTTCGATTTTTATCAAAGGGAAAAAATCGGCCAACCCCTTATCGGTTCTCTCCGTGGTATCCAATAATGAGGAAGCTGAAAACAATATTCTAAAAGCCAGAAAAAAACTGGAAGAATTCGTAGAACAGGCATCAGCAACGGAAACAAAAGTAAGTATCATTACCACAATCGACCATAACGCCGCCAGTGGAATATCCCGTATTGCTAAAGAAATAATGGCAGACATCATTGTTTTGGGCTGGCCAAAACGCACTGGATTTATAGAGAAACTTATAGGGGAAAAAGTGGACAGTATAATAAGCAACACCGATAAAACTACGATTATATGCCATTTTAAAAAGCCATTGGTGTCCCATAGAAGAATTGTAATTGCGGCCCCTCCCTTAACCGAACATGAGAACGGCTTTGAACTTTGGTTTACAAAAATGGCAAAATTGGCTCAAGAATTAAGTATCCCAATTCAACTATACTGCAATGAATCCACCTCGAAATCCATTAAAAAACTGATCAAGGATTCTAAATTGTCAGCTTCAGTTACAACCAGTCAATTTAGTGATTGGGAAGATTTCCCGGATCTCTCCAAAAGCGTAAGGGAAAATGATTTATTTGTTTTGGTTTCTGCCCGTGAAGGTGCGGCATCTTATATGGTTATGCTCGAAAACCTTCCGTCCAAAATGGAAAAACATTTCCCTAATAATAGTCGGCTTATTATATACCCTCAGCAGTTCGTACAACAACTTGGGAGCAAGCGCTATGATCAGATCAACCCTGAACCAATCCACAAAGGAATAGAAACCATACAGAAGATTGGCAAGGGCATTGGCAATATTTTTAAAAAGGATAACAGGGAATAA